Proteins from a single region of Azospira inquinata:
- a CDS encoding glycosyltransferase family 9 protein: MERILAINVSRIGDTLLATPALRALGQRQGVILDVLAHPKRREVLEGLPFIHRLGSITPTRAKWWLLFRWLLGRKPDYDLAVVWGQDEPLVRYALARARRVVAYCQEDDGLNRQLTPAVPVPDRTLHAVRQRLALVTPLQLPLQGKWLSYQVKPEEKAWAQALLAEKGACGPWVGLQLKSFHTKSHRDWPLDSFCQLVERLLKAYPQAGILILGGPESRGEAAEMAARFPGKVLPLSGRLSLRQAGAVMSCLDLYVGVDTGPSHLAGALGIPMVVLYHCAYPASVYGPLERPLAQTIDHPALAQGDQAVTHSMADIGVDQVWAAVAERLASVASRKEAKPS; encoded by the coding sequence ATGGAGCGTATTCTCGCCATCAACGTCAGCCGTATCGGCGATACCCTGCTGGCCACCCCGGCCCTCCGGGCCCTGGGCCAGCGGCAAGGGGTGATCCTGGATGTGCTGGCCCATCCTAAGCGCCGGGAGGTGCTGGAGGGCCTGCCCTTCATCCATCGGCTGGGAAGCATTACCCCCACCCGGGCCAAATGGTGGCTGTTGTTTCGTTGGTTACTGGGAAGAAAACCGGATTACGACTTGGCGGTGGTTTGGGGACAGGATGAGCCCCTGGTGCGCTATGCCCTGGCCCGAGCCCGCCGGGTGGTGGCCTATTGCCAGGAGGATGATGGGCTTAACCGGCAGTTGACGCCGGCGGTTCCTGTGCCCGATCGCACCCTTCATGCGGTACGGCAGCGTCTAGCCCTGGTGACTCCATTGCAACTCCCCCTTCAGGGCAAGTGGCTCAGCTATCAGGTGAAGCCGGAAGAAAAGGCCTGGGCTCAGGCGCTACTGGCTGAAAAAGGTGCCTGTGGTCCTTGGGTAGGGCTACAGCTCAAGAGCTTTCATACCAAGAGCCATCGGGATTGGCCCTTGGACTCCTTTTGCCAATTGGTGGAACGCCTGTTGAAGGCTTATCCCCAGGCGGGCATTTTGATCCTGGGTGGGCCGGAATCCCGGGGGGAGGCCGCAGAAATGGCGGCCCGCTTCCCCGGTAAGGTGTTGCCCTTGTCTGGAAGGCTCTCCCTGCGTCAGGCGGGGGCGGTGATGTCCTGTCTGGACCTCTATGTGGGGGTGGATACGGGCCCCTCCCATTTGGCCGGTGCATTAGGCATTCCCATGGTAGTGCTCTACCACTGTGCCTATCCGGCCTCCGTTTATGGCCCCCTGGAGCGGCCTCTGGCCCAAACCATTGACCATCCCGCCCTGGCCCAGGGCGATCAGGCGGTGACCCATTCCATGGCGGACATCGGGGTGGATCAGGTCTGGGCGGCCGTGGCGGAGCGTTTGGCGTCCGTGGCTTCCCGGAAAGAAGCAAAACCATCATGA
- a CDS encoding CgeB family protein — MNASLHASPPLPADATSGLVASPKVLVSFPFHERQQEWHIPLGDGCAEALADMGFAVCRFNPIQEEIRFVGKKPLEKLVLSLGKMIGFDKRQIQESLPWGDDQVRFKALLRAVEDFRPDWLLVISTFTYPAWLLEKIRACGAKKIIGWCVEGPTWIRSPIEESHLYDHYFCIHRHGIGAEENIGFLPAVSFDKDSYYPITPRPDKCRDVVFVGRAKERRVDYVKNITDFDLHIYGPAWERCDPSVLACLKGKAIGGDALNLLYNQAKIVLNVTAWANEGQDCPNLRVVDVPATGSFLLSDYSDFAAELFVPGKEIEFFSSVEELRDKLKFYLANDGLREKIARAGYEKAISLETYRDKILTILQRSRIALPEGSISRTQCQQGVG, encoded by the coding sequence ATGAATGCCTCCCTGCACGCCAGTCCTCCTTTGCCTGCCGATGCCACGAGCGGGTTGGTAGCTTCACCCAAGGTTCTGGTCAGTTTTCCCTTTCATGAGCGCCAGCAGGAATGGCATATCCCCTTGGGTGACGGCTGTGCCGAGGCCCTTGCAGATATGGGCTTTGCGGTCTGCCGATTCAATCCCATTCAAGAGGAAATTCGTTTTGTCGGGAAAAAGCCCCTGGAAAAGCTGGTGCTGTCCTTGGGCAAAATGATTGGCTTCGATAAACGGCAGATTCAGGAAAGCCTGCCTTGGGGGGATGATCAGGTTCGCTTCAAGGCGCTGCTGCGGGCGGTGGAGGATTTTCGGCCGGATTGGCTGCTGGTGATCTCCACGTTCACCTACCCCGCATGGCTGCTGGAAAAAATTCGGGCCTGTGGGGCTAAGAAAATAATCGGCTGGTGTGTGGAGGGGCCAACCTGGATTCGCTCACCCATTGAGGAATCCCATCTCTACGACCACTATTTCTGTATTCACCGGCATGGCATAGGGGCGGAGGAAAATATCGGCTTTCTGCCCGCTGTTTCCTTCGACAAGGATAGCTATTACCCGATTACCCCGCGTCCGGATAAATGCCGGGATGTGGTATTTGTGGGGCGAGCCAAGGAACGGCGGGTCGACTATGTAAAAAATATCACCGATTTTGACCTGCATATCTATGGTCCGGCTTGGGAACGTTGCGACCCCTCAGTTCTTGCCTGTCTGAAGGGGAAGGCCATTGGTGGCGACGCCTTGAATTTGCTCTATAACCAGGCAAAGATCGTTTTGAATGTCACCGCCTGGGCCAATGAAGGGCAGGATTGTCCCAATTTACGGGTTGTGGACGTACCTGCTACTGGTAGTTTTTTGTTGAGTGATTACTCGGATTTTGCGGCGGAATTGTTTGTGCCGGGAAAAGAAATTGAGTTCTTTTCTTCGGTAGAAGAACTGCGGGACAAGCTGAAGTTCTATCTAGCCAACGATGGGCTGCGGGAAAAAATTGCGCGAGCAGGTTATGAGAAGGCCATCAGTCTTGAGACCTATCGGGACAAGATTTTGACCATATTGCAGCGCAGTCGGATTGCCCTGCCCGAGGGCTCCATTTCCCGCACGCAATGTCAGCAAGGGGTAGGGTAG
- the rfaQ gene encoding putative lipopolysaccharide heptosyltransferase III translates to MVSDPVPLSDLHRVLVVKLRHHGDVLLTSPVFSALQAAAPQVEIDALVYRDTAEMLTLHPAIRQVHTIDRHWKALGPLGQIRAEWGLLQSLRARHYDLILHLTEHRRGAWLARLTGAPWAVAPKVKGRGRFWQNSFTHFVEAPRNALRHTVERNLDALRRIGVYPEEDARRLVLVPGEGAEARVAGLLAERQLGAGGFLHVHPGSRWLFKCWPAEKMAQTLARLQSQGWPVLLTAAPDPRELAMVDAIQARLVTLGGRPAVSLAGQLSLKELAAVAGRAKVFLGVDSAPMHIAAAMGTPAVALFGPSGDKEWGPWGVPARVITSDRHPCRPCGIDGCGGGKVSDCLVSLEVERVVAAVQSLGAP, encoded by the coding sequence ATGGTCAGCGATCCCGTTCCCCTGTCCGACCTGCACCGGGTGCTGGTGGTGAAGTTGCGCCACCACGGCGATGTGCTGCTGACCTCCCCGGTCTTTTCCGCCCTCCAGGCCGCTGCGCCCCAGGTGGAGATTGACGCCCTGGTGTATCGGGACACGGCGGAAATGCTGACCCTGCACCCGGCTATCCGCCAGGTCCACACCATTGACCGGCATTGGAAGGCCCTGGGCCCCCTAGGCCAGATCCGGGCCGAATGGGGTCTGTTGCAGAGCCTCCGGGCCCGCCATTACGACCTCATCCTGCACCTCACCGAGCATCGCCGGGGGGCCTGGCTGGCCCGCCTGACCGGCGCCCCCTGGGCGGTGGCTCCCAAGGTGAAGGGCCGGGGCCGGTTCTGGCAGAACAGTTTTACCCATTTCGTGGAAGCTCCCCGCAACGCCCTGCGCCATACGGTGGAGCGCAATCTGGACGCCCTGCGCCGCATCGGGGTGTATCCGGAAGAGGATGCCCGGCGGCTGGTGCTGGTCCCCGGGGAAGGGGCGGAAGCCCGGGTGGCGGGGTTGCTGGCGGAGCGGCAGCTGGGGGCGGGGGGCTTTCTCCACGTCCATCCCGGTTCCCGCTGGCTCTTTAAGTGCTGGCCGGCGGAAAAGATGGCCCAGACCCTGGCCCGTCTCCAGTCCCAGGGCTGGCCGGTGCTCCTCACCGCCGCCCCCGATCCCCGGGAATTAGCCATGGTGGATGCTATCCAGGCCCGGCTGGTCACCCTGGGGGGGCGCCCCGCCGTCTCCCTGGCGGGCCAGTTAAGCCTCAAGGAACTGGCCGCCGTGGCGGGCCGGGCCAAGGTTTTTCTTGGGGTGGATTCCGCCCCCATGCACATTGCCGCCGCCATGGGCACCCCCGCCGTGGCCCTCTTCGGCCCTTCCGGCGACAAGGAGTGGGGCCCCTGGGGCGTACCCGCCCGGGTGATCACCAGCGACCGCCACCCCTGCCGGCCCTGCGGCATCGACGGCTGCGGCGGGGGCAAGGTAAGCGACTGCCTGGTGAGCCTGGAAGTGGAGCGGGTGGTGGCGGCGGTCCAGTCCCTGGGGGCGCCGTGA
- the msbA gene encoding lipid A export permease/ATP-binding protein MsbA, which translates to MTAPQIPATMTSSRELYVRLLGYVRPYWRAFVLAIGAMALSAVSEPLLPALMKPLLDGSFGEKAHHFNYWLVPFIIVGIFLLRGVLGFLGDYAMVWVSNKVVVDLRNAMFSRLVHLPTRFFDNQSSGVLMSKVAYDVGGVMAAASGVLTSLVKDSLSVIGLFGWLLYLNWALTLVAMAMVPLIALSVRIFSKRLRQMSRGGQFAMGDITHVLEESIEAHKVVKIFGGQEYERRRFLAANERQRGFNIRATVAAAALGPIVQFLASIALAVIVVVALSQTGDKTTVGGFVSFITAMLMLLAPMKRLTDMNSQLQRGLAAAESVFSLVDEAPEEDRGTVELDRAKGEIRVEEVVLRYPDTSRNALDGVSFAIEPGQTVALVGASGSGKTSMANLMPRFYKPTAGRILLDGHDLQDLRLDSLRANVALVSQDVVLFNDTVAANIAYGTLEQVSREQIEAAAEAAYAMEFIQALPHGLDTEIGENGVKLSGGQRQRLAIARALLKNAPVLILDEATSALDTESERAVQAALEQLMRNRTTLVIAHRLSTIENADRIIVMERGRIVETGTHAELLARDGVYARLQRLQSAGDEATA; encoded by the coding sequence ATGACCGCTCCCCAAATCCCCGCAACCATGACCTCCAGCCGCGAGTTGTATGTTCGCCTCCTGGGCTACGTGCGTCCCTATTGGCGCGCTTTTGTGCTGGCGATTGGGGCGATGGCCTTGTCCGCGGTGAGTGAGCCCCTGCTCCCGGCTTTGATGAAGCCCTTGTTGGACGGGAGCTTTGGGGAAAAAGCCCACCACTTCAACTATTGGCTGGTGCCTTTCATTATCGTGGGGATTTTTTTGTTGCGGGGGGTTTTGGGATTCCTCGGCGACTACGCCATGGTTTGGGTGTCCAACAAAGTGGTGGTGGATTTACGCAACGCCATGTTTTCCCGGCTGGTCCATCTCCCAACCCGGTTTTTTGACAATCAATCCTCCGGGGTGTTGATGTCCAAGGTGGCCTATGACGTGGGGGGGGTCATGGCAGCGGCCAGCGGGGTTCTGACTTCCCTGGTCAAGGATTCCCTTTCCGTTATTGGTTTGTTCGGCTGGTTGCTGTATTTGAACTGGGCCTTGACCCTGGTGGCCATGGCCATGGTGCCGTTGATTGCCTTGTCTGTGCGTATTTTTAGCAAACGCCTCCGGCAGATGAGCCGGGGAGGGCAGTTTGCTATGGGGGACATTACCCATGTGCTGGAAGAGTCCATTGAGGCTCACAAGGTCGTCAAAATCTTTGGTGGACAGGAATACGAGCGGCGCCGCTTTTTGGCGGCTAATGAACGGCAGCGGGGCTTCAATATCCGGGCGACGGTGGCGGCTGCCGCCCTGGGACCCATTGTGCAATTTCTGGCATCCATCGCCCTGGCGGTGATTGTGGTGGTGGCTTTGTCCCAAACTGGAGACAAGACCACGGTGGGGGGCTTTGTTTCCTTCATTACCGCCATGCTCATGCTGCTGGCCCCCATGAAGCGGCTGACCGACATGAATTCCCAGTTGCAGCGCGGCCTGGCGGCGGCGGAAAGCGTTTTCTCCCTGGTGGATGAAGCCCCGGAAGAAGACCGGGGCACTGTGGAGCTGGATCGGGCCAAGGGGGAAATCCGGGTGGAAGAGGTGGTGCTGCGCTATCCGGATACGTCCCGCAATGCCCTGGATGGGGTCAGCTTTGCCATTGAACCGGGACAGACCGTGGCCCTGGTGGGGGCTTCCGGCAGCGGCAAAACCTCCATGGCCAATCTCATGCCCCGCTTCTACAAGCCCACCGCCGGGCGCATTCTGCTGGATGGTCATGATCTCCAGGATTTGCGCCTGGATAGTCTGCGGGCCAATGTGGCCCTGGTGTCCCAGGATGTGGTGCTGTTCAACGATACGGTGGCGGCCAACATTGCCTACGGCACCCTGGAGCAGGTTTCCCGGGAGCAGATTGAGGCGGCGGCGGAAGCGGCCTACGCCATGGAATTTATCCAGGCCCTGCCCCACGGCCTGGATACGGAAATCGGAGAAAACGGGGTGAAGCTCTCCGGCGGCCAGCGGCAACGGCTAGCCATTGCCCGAGCCCTGCTCAAAAACGCTCCGGTGCTGATCCTGGATGAGGCCACTTCGGCCCTGGATACGGAATCCGAGCGGGCGGTCCAGGCGGCCCTGGAACAGCTGATGCGCAACCGCACCACCCTGGTGATTGCCCACCGCCTGTCCACCATCGAAAACGCCGACCGGATCATTGTCATGGAACGGGGCCGTATTGTGGAAACGGGGACCCATGCTGAACTCTTGGCCCGGGACGGGGTATATGCCCGGCTTCAGCGCCTCCAATCCGCCGGGGATGAGGCCACCGCCTGA
- a CDS encoding glycosyltransferase family 4 protein: MNILHTEWSDGWGGQEHRIVTEMVGMAGRGHRVTLATRPQAIIGKKARAAGIPVLELPFRHKLDLRSIRALVRFIRQEGVQVVNTHSGVDSWVGGLAARWARVGLVRTRHLNLPLHPSWHNFIHYLPQRIVACGEVMRRDLIARDGFPPEKVVSIPTGVDFGKFVPSRPRQEMRQTLQVPERAFLVLMVGVVRRIKRHEVALEAFAKFHRSHPNSLFLIVGDGPRLDDIKALARASGLASQVRFLGYRADIPDLMGAADCLLLTSASEGVPQAVTQALGCGLPVVATAVGGVPELVRDGETGLLVAPENSEATAAALGRIADDPSLAQHLAVGGKRHAHGYFSLEAMLDGTEAMYCGLTDQP; encoded by the coding sequence ATGAATATATTGCACACCGAATGGTCCGACGGCTGGGGCGGACAGGAACACCGCATTGTGACGGAAATGGTCGGTATGGCCGGGCGGGGCCACCGGGTAACCCTGGCGACTCGGCCCCAGGCCATTATCGGAAAAAAAGCCCGGGCGGCAGGTATTCCCGTCCTTGAGTTGCCGTTCCGGCATAAATTGGATTTGCGTTCTATCCGCGCCCTGGTCCGGTTTATCCGTCAGGAAGGGGTGCAGGTGGTCAACACCCATAGCGGGGTGGATAGCTGGGTGGGAGGGCTGGCTGCCCGTTGGGCCCGGGTTGGTCTGGTGCGTACCCGCCACCTGAACCTACCGCTGCATCCCAGTTGGCATAACTTCATCCACTATCTTCCCCAGCGTATTGTGGCCTGTGGGGAGGTGATGCGCCGGGATTTGATTGCCCGTGACGGCTTTCCCCCGGAAAAGGTAGTGAGCATTCCCACCGGAGTGGATTTCGGAAAATTTGTTCCTTCTCGCCCCCGGCAGGAAATGCGCCAGACCTTGCAGGTGCCGGAACGGGCCTTCCTCGTCCTGATGGTGGGGGTGGTACGACGGATCAAACGCCATGAAGTGGCCTTGGAGGCCTTTGCTAAATTCCATCGTTCCCATCCCAATAGCCTGTTCCTTATTGTGGGGGACGGTCCCCGGCTCGACGATATCAAGGCTCTGGCTAGGGCCTCCGGGCTGGCCTCCCAAGTGCGTTTCCTGGGATATCGGGCGGATATTCCGGACTTGATGGGGGCGGCCGATTGCCTTCTGCTGACCTCTGCCTCCGAGGGGGTTCCCCAGGCCGTTACTCAAGCCTTGGGCTGTGGCCTCCCCGTGGTGGCCACGGCGGTAGGTGGTGTTCCCGAATTGGTTCGGGATGGGGAAACAGGGTTGCTGGTAGCCCCGGAAAACAGCGAAGCAACCGCCGCAGCCCTGGGGCGTATTGCAGACGATCCCTCCCTGGCCCAGCATCTGGCTGTTGGTGGAAAACGCCATGCCCATGGCTATTTCAGCCTGGAGGCTATGCTGGATGGGACGGAAGCCATGTATTGCGGTTTAACGGATCAACCTTAG
- a CDS encoding adenosylcobinamide-GDP ribazoletransferase, with product MVRRELEYFFGALRFFTRLPVPAWVGHSTEGLNRASRYFSAVGLVVGAVAALVFWLASLGWPTELAVLASMGATLWATGAFHEDGLSDMTDGFGGGWTKEKVLTIMKDSRVGNYGVVVLWCVLTGKFLALLLLAQRAPVAWLVPAVLVAGHSLSRFCSTVLLRLMDYVREDALSKAKPLATRMGNGEMALAALFALLGLAPLLFLLPPAPALRGCLLAALGTFWVARLMRRRLGGYTGDCLGATQQIAELCFYLGMLWTSI from the coding sequence ATGGTCCGCCGCGAGCTGGAATATTTTTTCGGCGCCCTGCGCTTTTTCACCCGCCTGCCGGTGCCGGCCTGGGTCGGTCATTCCACGGAAGGGCTGAACCGGGCGTCCCGCTATTTCTCCGCGGTGGGGCTGGTGGTGGGGGCCGTGGCGGCCCTGGTGTTCTGGCTCGCCAGCCTGGGCTGGCCCACGGAGCTGGCGGTGCTGGCATCCATGGGGGCCACCCTGTGGGCCACCGGGGCCTTCCACGAAGATGGCCTGTCGGACATGACCGACGGTTTTGGCGGCGGCTGGACCAAGGAAAAAGTGCTCACCATCATGAAGGATTCCCGGGTGGGCAATTACGGGGTGGTGGTGCTCTGGTGCGTGCTCACCGGCAAATTCCTGGCCCTGCTGCTCCTCGCCCAGCGGGCCCCCGTGGCCTGGCTGGTGCCCGCCGTGTTGGTGGCGGGCCACAGCCTGTCCCGTTTCTGCTCCACCGTCCTCTTGCGCCTGATGGACTATGTGCGGGAGGATGCCTTATCCAAGGCCAAGCCCTTGGCGACCCGCATGGGGAATGGGGAAATGGCCCTGGCCGCCCTCTTCGCCCTGCTTGGCCTGGCGCCCTTGCTGTTCCTGCTGCCCCCAGCCCCCGCCCTGCGCGGCTGCCTGCTCGCGGCCCTTGGCACCTTCTGGGTGGCCCGGCTGATGCGCCGCCGCCTGGGAGGCTATACGGGCGACTGTCTGGGGGCGACCCAGCAGATCGCCGAACTGTGCTTCTATTTGGGGATGTTATGGACCTCTATCTGA
- the cobC gene encoding alpha-ribazole phosphatase — protein sequence MDLYLIRHPWPAVAPGVCYGAADLPLAEAVAPVAERLKPLLPQGARVLSSPLQRCRQLAEALHPSPVLDPRLQEINFGRWEGKTWDDIYRDDRTSLDAWAKDVLHFTPPGGESAAQMQARALACVGELAHEDTVIVTHGGVIRALLVYWLGIPAERWRQVQLDFGHLTKVRVDNQGGRLLCLNR from the coding sequence ATGGACCTCTATCTGATTCGCCACCCCTGGCCGGCGGTGGCTCCTGGTGTCTGCTACGGCGCCGCCGATCTGCCGTTGGCCGAAGCCGTGGCCCCGGTGGCCGAGCGCTTAAAGCCCCTGCTGCCGCAAGGCGCCCGGGTGCTTTCCAGCCCCCTGCAACGCTGCCGCCAGCTGGCCGAGGCCCTGCATCCCAGCCCGGTGCTGGACCCCCGGCTCCAGGAAATCAATTTTGGCCGTTGGGAAGGCAAGACCTGGGACGATATTTACCGGGATGACCGGACCAGCCTGGATGCCTGGGCTAAGGATGTGCTCCATTTCACCCCCCCGGGAGGCGAATCCGCGGCCCAGATGCAGGCCCGAGCCCTGGCCTGCGTGGGGGAACTGGCCCATGAGGACACGGTGATCGTCACCCACGGGGGCGTCATCCGGGCTCTGCTGGTCTATTGGCTGGGTATTCCGGCGGAACGCTGGCGCCAGGTGCAGCTGGATTTCGGCCACCTCACCAAGGTGCGGGTGGATAACCAGGGCGGCCGCCTGCTCTGCCTTAACCGCTAA
- the cobU gene encoding bifunctional adenosylcobinamide kinase/adenosylcobinamide-phosphate guanylyltransferase — MAQLIIGGARSGKSSLAEQRAKDWAGAAPDREVIYLATAQVRPSAEDPEMAQRLAHHRARRPAEWGLVEEPLHLALALAENAAPNRCVLVDCLTLWLTNLLFAGDAARQAEAHLPIQCPLLAEETGALLDCLPTLPGEIILVSNEVGWGIVPMHPVSRLFGDEQGRLNQRVAAVCTQVTLVAAGLPLALK, encoded by the coding sequence ATGGCACAACTCATCATCGGCGGCGCCCGCAGCGGCAAAAGCTCCCTGGCGGAACAGCGGGCCAAGGATTGGGCCGGGGCGGCCCCGGACCGGGAGGTGATCTATCTGGCCACGGCCCAGGTCCGCCCCAGCGCGGAAGACCCGGAAATGGCCCAGCGCCTGGCCCACCACCGGGCCCGCCGCCCGGCTGAGTGGGGCCTGGTGGAAGAACCTCTCCATCTGGCCCTGGCCCTGGCGGAAAACGCCGCCCCGAACCGCTGCGTGCTGGTGGATTGCCTCACCCTCTGGCTCACCAACCTGCTGTTCGCCGGGGACGCCGCCCGGCAGGCGGAAGCCCATCTGCCCATCCAATGTCCCCTGCTGGCGGAGGAAACCGGCGCCCTGCTGGACTGCCTGCCCACCCTGCCCGGGGAAATCATCCTGGTCTCCAACGAAGTGGGCTGGGGCATTGTGCCCATGCACCCGGTCTCCCGCCTCTTTGGCGACGAACAGGGACGCCTCAACCAGCGGGTCGCCGCCGTCTGCACCCAAGTCACCCTGGTGGCGGCGGGCCTGCCTTTGGCCTTGAAGTAA
- a CDS encoding glycosyltransferase family 4 protein, whose translation MRIAIARQRYNPFGGAERFVDRALAALAREGAEVTLIARQWAGSVEACGGYQLLTCAPSYRTRVGRDRGFAACVQAAMGEGHFDLVQSHERIPGCTLYRAGDGVHAAWLEHRARILPAWKRWAQYADPYHRYLLRAEREMFEHPDLRAVICNSRLVQDEIVERFGLPREKLPIIRNGVDLQAFHPSLAERYRQPQRAAHGIGPEETVFLYVGSGFERKGVPQLLRAFAALKAPARLVVVGADRHLEGAKRLARDLGIASRTLFTGPVTDVKPWYGAADVFVLPTLYDPFPNAALEAMACGLPVVTSRACGISELIEPGRNGFILDALDVSAWSEVLERLADPSNHHVLMGDEARAAVADLSLESLAEELLTLYRQLLIPLNGGGRA comes from the coding sequence GTGAGGATTGCCATTGCCCGCCAGCGCTACAACCCCTTCGGTGGGGCGGAGCGCTTCGTGGACCGGGCCCTGGCCGCCCTGGCCCGGGAAGGGGCGGAAGTGACCTTGATCGCCCGCCAGTGGGCGGGCAGCGTGGAAGCCTGTGGCGGTTACCAGCTGCTCACCTGCGCCCCCTCCTACCGGACCCGGGTGGGCCGGGATCGGGGCTTCGCCGCCTGTGTCCAGGCCGCCATGGGGGAAGGGCATTTCGATCTGGTTCAGTCCCATGAACGTATTCCCGGTTGCACCCTGTACCGGGCCGGGGATGGGGTCCATGCGGCCTGGCTGGAACACCGGGCCCGCATCCTCCCCGCCTGGAAGCGCTGGGCCCAGTACGCCGACCCCTATCACCGTTATCTGCTGCGGGCGGAGCGGGAAATGTTCGAGCATCCGGACCTGCGGGCGGTGATCTGTAATTCCCGGCTGGTTCAGGACGAAATCGTGGAACGCTTCGGCCTGCCTCGGGAAAAGCTGCCCATTATTCGCAACGGGGTGGATCTCCAGGCTTTCCACCCCAGCCTGGCCGAGCGCTATCGCCAGCCCCAGCGGGCCGCCCACGGCATTGGCCCGGAAGAGACGGTTTTCCTGTACGTGGGCAGTGGTTTTGAACGCAAAGGGGTGCCCCAGTTGCTGCGGGCCTTCGCCGCCCTGAAAGCCCCTGCCCGCCTGGTGGTGGTGGGCGCCGACCGGCACCTGGAAGGGGCCAAGCGTCTGGCTCGGGACCTGGGCATTGCCTCCCGCACCCTGTTCACCGGTCCCGTCACCGATGTTAAACCCTGGTACGGCGCCGCCGACGTCTTCGTCCTCCCCACCCTCTACGACCCCTTCCCCAACGCCGCTCTGGAAGCCATGGCCTGCGGGCTGCCGGTGGTGACGTCTCGGGCCTGTGGAATCTCCGAGCTGATTGAGCCCGGCCGGAATGGCTTTATTCTGGATGCCCTGGATGTTTCGGCCTGGAGTGAAGTCCTGGAGCGGCTGGCCGACCCCTCAAACCATCATGTGCTGATGGGGGATGAGGCTCGGGCTGCTGTGGCCGACCTTTCCCTGGAGAGTCTGGCCGAGGAACTGCTGACCTTGTATCGGCAATTGCTGATACCCCTGAACGGCGGTGGCCGGGCTTAA
- the cobT gene encoding nicotinate-nucleotide--dimethylbenzimidazole phosphoribosyltransferase — MSFTITAPALSAQDPFCQALQHKIDSKTKPLGALGLLEKVAFQVGWMQQTLTPSLSRPQLFVFAGDHGAAKAGVSAYPQDVTWQMVENFLAGGAAVNVFARQSGFDLAVVDVGVAHDFAPREGLIQAKVAPGTRNFITEAAMSAEERDRALETGAQLVRQAAARGCRAVAFGEMGIGNTASASLITHVLTDTLLPQCVGRGTGLDDAGLSRKRNLLAQAATRYRVAGGDGDPLGVLAEFGGLEVAAMVGGFLAAAEAKMLILVDGFIVTSALLVAARLHPEVLAYCVFCHASAEPGHQALLDALGGKALLDLGLRLGEGTGAALAWPLVQSAVAFLNDMASFESAGVSNKD; from the coding sequence ATGTCCTTCACCATTACCGCTCCCGCCCTTTCCGCCCAGGACCCGTTCTGCCAGGCCCTGCAACACAAGATCGACAGCAAGACCAAGCCCCTGGGCGCCCTGGGGCTGCTGGAAAAAGTGGCGTTCCAGGTGGGCTGGATGCAGCAGACCCTGACCCCCAGCCTGTCCCGGCCCCAGCTCTTCGTCTTTGCCGGGGACCACGGGGCCGCCAAAGCCGGGGTGTCCGCCTATCCCCAGGATGTGACCTGGCAGATGGTGGAAAACTTCCTGGCCGGCGGGGCGGCGGTGAATGTGTTTGCCCGCCAGAGCGGTTTTGATCTGGCGGTGGTGGATGTGGGGGTGGCCCACGATTTCGCCCCCCGGGAAGGCCTGATCCAGGCCAAGGTGGCTCCGGGCACCCGGAATTTCATTACCGAAGCGGCCATGAGCGCCGAGGAGCGGGACCGGGCCCTGGAAACCGGGGCGCAACTGGTGCGCCAGGCGGCGGCCCGGGGCTGCCGGGCCGTGGCCTTCGGGGAAATGGGCATCGGCAATACGGCCTCCGCCTCCCTCATTACCCACGTCCTCACCGATACCCTGCTGCCCCAGTGCGTGGGACGGGGCACGGGTCTGGATGACGCGGGCCTGTCCCGCAAGCGCAATCTGCTGGCCCAGGCGGCCACCCGTTATCGGGTCGCCGGGGGGGATGGGGATCCCTTGGGGGTGCTGGCGGAATTCGGCGGCCTTGAAGTGGCGGCCATGGTGGGGGGCTTCCTGGCGGCGGCGGAAGCCAAAATGCTGATTCTGGTGGATGGCTTCATTGTCACCTCCGCCTTGCTGGTGGCCGCCCGCCTCCATCCGGAAGTGCTGGCCTACTGCGTCTTCTGCCATGCCTCCGCCGAACCCGGCCATCAGGCCCTGCTCGACGCCCTGGGCGGGAAAGCCCTGCTGGACCTGGGCCTGCGCCTGGGGGAAGGCACCGGCGCCGCCCTGGCCTGGCCCCTGGTCCAGTCTGCCGTGGCCTTCCTCAATGACATGGCCAGTTTTGAATCCGCCGGTGTGAGCAACAAGGACTAA